The Saccopteryx leptura isolate mSacLep1 chromosome 2, mSacLep1_pri_phased_curated, whole genome shotgun sequence genome has a window encoding:
- the LOC136391534 gene encoding C-type lectin domain family 10 member A-like: MKYEDLQSLEGEKKSQMFKNGLPSPQAFLRHLCSGPCPLLLSLGLSFLLLVGICVIGSKTSKNQRDLETLTANYSHFTSDSAAEVQALHSQDGTLRETITSLNAEVEKHKQELQAARSLNDNLFTRESKVEKVQQKLEAGFSQMLQRVQQLTKDLNSLYCQMAALKSNGSQNTCCPENWLEYEGSCYWFSHTGKPWPEAEKYCQLENAHLVVINSREEQNFVLEHTRSSFTWMGLSDPEGVWKWVDGTDYETNFKNWKPGQPDDWHGHWLGGGEDCAHLLTDGRWNDDVCQRPYRWVCEARLDKSR, translated from the exons GACTGCCTTCTCCCCAGGCCTTCCTGCGGCATCTCTGCTCTGGACCCTgccccctcctgctctccctgggcctcagcttcctcctgctggtCGGCATCTGTGTGATTGGATCCAAAA CTTCCAAGAATCAGAGGGACCTGGAGACTCTGACAGCGAATTACAGCCACTTCACTTCAGACTCTGCGGCTGAGGTGCAGGCACTGCACTCCCAGG ATGGCACTCTGCGAGAGACAATAACATCCCTGAACGCTGAGGTGGAAAAACATAAGCAGGAACTGCAGGCAG CCCGTAGCTTGAATGACAACCTGTTTACTCGGGAGAGCAAGGTGGAGAAAGTGCAGCAGAAACTCGAAGCAG GTTTTTCTCAAATGCTCCAGCGAGTCCAGCAGCTGACCAAGGACCTGAACTCCCTGTATTGCCAGATGGCTGCACTCAAGAGCAATG gctctcAAAACACCTGCTGCCCTGAGAACTGGCTAGAGTATGAAGGCAGCTGCTACTGGTTCTCTCACACTGGGAAGCCCTGGCCCGAGGCTGAGAAGTACTGTCAGCTGGAGAACGCACATCTGGTCGTCATCAACTCCAGAGAGGAGCAG AATTTTGTCCTGGAACATACAAGATCCTCATTCACCTGGATGGGCCTCAGTGATCCTGAAGGGGTCTGGAAATGGGTGGATGGAACAGACTATGAGACCAACTTCAA GAACTGGAAGCCAGGCCAGCCAGACGACTGGCATGGGCACTGGCTGGGCGGAGGTGAGGACTGTGCCCACTTACTCACCGACGGCAGGTGGAATGATGACGTCTGCCAGAGGCCCTACAGATGGGTCTGTGAGGCCAGACTGGACAAGTCCAGATAA